From a single Terriglobia bacterium genomic region:
- a CDS encoding aspartate-alanine antiporter, whose translation MEWLGHLFEKYPEMAVYLAIGLGYLIGGLKFRGAGIGAVTGSLLGGILIGNFFHVPVSDTAKSILFLLFLFGIGYSVGPSFFRSMKGDGWRWGVLGVFMPFVGLMTAYVVARVLKLDLGFAAGVLSGSLTESPAIGTASEAIRGLAMGDAQKQLLISHIAVADAVCYIFGTAGLIWFCSSLGPKLLRVNLREEAKKVETSLGMKRTKLGVVPAWQPIAMRAYLIAAGGKIVGKTVAEAERGVAGSRIFAERIRRGGEVFATAPATVFQAGDRVALLGKTDVLVNVVGTAAQEIADPELLDIPVASFDIYVTGKRLVGKTLQEIVATIDETRAVMLRGITRNSEPIPVGLNTTVERGDTLQVTGTEPAVEAFAKIAGRTINPVQESDLGTLGLAIAAGVFVGAIITIPIGHLRINLGTSVGTLLAGLLVGWGRSVVPWFGRIPEGAVLFMRSIGLAAFVAMIGLKAGPVFLASLKDVGYVLLLGGAVVTLMPLLLGLLFGRYVLKLNPLLLLGGLAGAQTMTAGLAAVQEKSESPVAVLGYSGTVAFGHILLTTCGTLIIALLS comes from the coding sequence ATGGAATGGCTTGGACATCTCTTTGAGAAGTATCCGGAAATGGCTGTCTATCTTGCGATTGGCCTGGGATATTTGATTGGTGGCCTGAAGTTCCGTGGCGCCGGAATAGGCGCCGTAACAGGATCGCTGCTAGGTGGAATTCTCATTGGCAATTTCTTCCACGTACCTGTTTCCGATACGGCCAAGTCCATCCTTTTTCTTCTGTTCCTATTTGGCATCGGCTATTCCGTGGGGCCAAGTTTTTTCCGCAGCATGAAAGGAGACGGATGGCGATGGGGCGTGCTGGGCGTGTTCATGCCATTCGTCGGCCTCATGACGGCTTACGTTGTAGCGCGCGTCTTGAAACTCGATCTCGGCTTCGCCGCCGGCGTGCTCTCAGGCTCATTGACGGAATCTCCTGCGATCGGCACTGCCAGTGAAGCCATTCGTGGGCTCGCCATGGGTGATGCGCAGAAACAGCTGCTCATTAGTCATATCGCTGTTGCGGACGCGGTCTGTTACATCTTTGGCACCGCCGGGCTGATCTGGTTTTGCAGCAGCCTGGGACCGAAGCTGCTTAGAGTCAACCTGCGCGAAGAAGCAAAGAAGGTTGAAACGAGCCTTGGCATGAAACGTACCAAACTCGGGGTCGTCCCGGCATGGCAGCCGATTGCGATGCGCGCATACCTGATTGCCGCGGGAGGCAAGATTGTGGGAAAAACCGTTGCAGAGGCTGAACGTGGAGTAGCGGGTTCACGCATCTTTGCCGAGCGCATCCGGCGCGGCGGTGAAGTCTTTGCCACGGCCCCGGCCACCGTGTTCCAGGCAGGAGATCGGGTAGCTCTGCTGGGCAAGACCGACGTGTTGGTGAACGTGGTAGGAACGGCCGCGCAAGAAATTGCCGATCCGGAGCTGTTGGATATTCCAGTGGCTTCATTCGACATTTATGTGACAGGGAAGCGCCTGGTGGGAAAGACGCTCCAGGAGATCGTCGCGACGATTGATGAGACACGTGCGGTTATGCTTCGCGGAATTACTCGTAACTCAGAGCCTATTCCAGTTGGTTTGAACACAACGGTGGAGCGCGGTGACACATTGCAGGTGACCGGAACAGAGCCGGCGGTAGAAGCTTTTGCAAAGATCGCCGGCCGCACGATCAACCCGGTACAGGAAAGCGACCTTGGGACGCTGGGGCTTGCCATTGCCGCCGGCGTTTTTGTGGGAGCCATCATCACTATTCCCATAGGGCATTTGAGAATTAACCTCGGCACAAGCGTGGGAACGTTGCTCGCCGGCTTGCTGGTGGGTTGGGGCAGATCTGTGGTTCCATGGTTCGGGCGCATTCCGGAAGGAGCCGTCCTCTTTATGCGTTCTATCGGGCTTGCGGCGTTCGTGGCGATGATCGGGCTCAAAGCAGGTCCCGTTTTTCTCGCTTCGCTAAAAGATGTTGGATATGTGCTGCTTCTGGGCGGCGCAGTTGTCACCCTCATGCCGTTGCTTCTGGGACTCTTGTTTGGCCGCTATGTGCTCAAGCTCAATCCCCTTCTTTTGCTTGGAGGGTTGGCTGGCGCCCAGACCATGACAGCGGGCCTTGCCGCCGTGCAGGAGAAATCGGAAAGCCCAGTAGCGGTCCTGGGTTATTCCGGGACAGTGGCGTTCGGCCACATTCTGCTTACGACGTGCGGAACGCTCATCATCGCCCTGTTGAGTTGA